One genomic region from Cardiocondyla obscurior isolate alpha-2009 linkage group LG19, Cobs3.1, whole genome shotgun sequence encodes:
- the LOC139109884 gene encoding uncharacterized protein isoform X2 → MSNSLDSFLTRIGDVTIERVTPRSGPKSGEANMMTNETTASANMSAEPQVTNDESSDESSGETTDGEHEKKLDVLQSEEIEEIRSEGSGDDMDLDETIDSQIGVRVDSERQHHPSPDDDDDEQVNILDTLPLEGAPIEGQEVSEADLLGKPISKDSEDEESMDNENDKADGQSTGEEGTDSNKRHADSDHSDSAKKKSKKDDGTDTGSTSECELKSEKKLANMRRNIREVMDETQLDEATLSAQRQEMERLRRVQEQQRIIREVQRQIAINRQNKSQTRVISLLQGKQNQSGTMISQSSSLSSSFPSTTSPSSTQVRLPNTVLLKVNSNAGAGAQNTQMSSGMQTGQMQRRSIDSGLRWQKGRGGYQGAQTSISRVPNRSGAPNMLQQRIRMMTPSVSISPVVPKKEPMDRVDYYSDSELSDIEAEEAIRCEKQMHTARKMPGAPKYQRPPKGKDVVTISSSSESSDDDCIVLSDPSGEEETDNEDDPSNSGMHTNDRYNVPDEHGRVLINVGHPETEPDVFLAPQVARIIKPHQIGGIRFLFDNIIETIERYKTSSGFGCILAHSMGLGKTLQVASFCDIFFRCTTAKTVLCIMPINTLQNWLAEFNMWLPYEDPATTAEKQQSKATNIKMEPGTDVKHEVKEESCGNQSDMSNMSRPISTESAHRFSQDAATAVGAPQQPMNVMPENPYGNPHHGYEQRNMMPSYMQDPTMMNKNMAESHVPHMPPNYHQGEMPPNPLYPANSNPLSSFPDPMKSDAINCHSIPTGQQNITGSKFGMESQATSVMYPGMENRTQGVPMYPDMENRNTAPMYPVMGNHHPGSMYSNYNSIPGTYANYGSQTNQQELEREPKKENILTGGMQLQHSEVNVKKEPEETIKKEEGTSTTKEELTDEKKETIEKVKTPYNVDAPVGMEVRPRHFRLHILNDSHKTMNARAKVIQEWQSTGGVLLIGYELYRQLSLKKPNKAKRKRGQPFKDTVDVEEEDKNKGLLDEMHTALVNPGPDLVICDEGHRIKNSHASISMALKQMRTKRRIVLTGYPLQNNLLEYWCMVDFVRPNYLGTKSEFCNMFERPIQNGQCIDSTPQDIRLMRYRAHVLHALLEGFVQRRSHSVLQMSLPRKEEYILLVRMTAYQRKLYDTFMNQVVKTRAVPNPLKAFAVCCKIWNHPDILYYFLRKRQANEEDDLDLEETIAEKNMAGGKKSKARQPKGESKKNKKGTTIKNKPAASVQPNASSSSSNDNSAEAENAHSAPKQNNYNNYTMPVSNSGYSNSVPQGSYPPHGYQNYRSNDQNTYYRNDNNNHGEYNHGEFYNNQGQQRYGNQQFQSYTQTSTNYNTTQGYANQSQNYIQPNEQPSANHPQRYSGSSTGSEFRSDQNQGNNYEAPGMFPRQNYSYQDQQRNYTPNINQGPGNYSQVSNQSSFQSQMSNQSTNMPMQDYSYSANQNQNYMPTPAQTNPMYPRNDAQPLQNSTMGYPASQQSQPTPTAQTQTTNYMPPQQSQNTSPGQNRGFSPNQQNQNLNLQNQSHPYTNQQPQSVPLQNQTHGYPSQVNPAPPQTPHAFNQQSAPMPQTSSHNYMQSNQSNQVSMSQGPMRGYTPAPQGQMGVPQNQPNYPTNQTTSNAQNQTHRYPPDQPSQASNSQNTVHNYNHHIPQTTSNQGGPYSQQNQPNPAVPPSNQVHSAYPSNHASTTAMPQNAVHRYGAPQQTQVAQNQSMAYPPNQQQPNSSLNQNDQLYSRADAAASQQTPNYASSANEFSNDRSNTGAAGNSNNNYTNQPQAQNSVMPNYPSDSSHQNPATVGQIKDESYYMQRSYPQTFRPDQQCNDSYYRDSINPSMNRYPNNYFPPQNYSNQSYDYATGHGTDINSRPDESKTSQQSLGAHPPSTPCDKNSKEMTSSIGVQSQPLHQNNLSGVPNYTVEPNRQNSATPAPRSAPGGNPTHSPRLNQSELLKEEEKEKEDQIEKDKEDKSDDEILTKDEEKDCKSSPSGKEDPGIPYDWATELMKGYVPGLIDASGKMTLFFCILDEAITLGDRVLAFSQSLFTLNLIEDFLARNSLKHPDGQTDAWIKNVNYYRLDGSTSALEREKLINEFNNNPKIHLFLVSTRAGSLGINLVGANRAIVFDASWNPCHDTQAVCRVYRYGQQKPCFVYRLVTDNCLERKIYDRQISKQGMADRVVDQCNPDAHLSLKEATTLSWDWEEDSQVQDFSQSKDSYTDEVMHCVLERHSSLLTKQPFHHESLLVDRKDKKLSQAEKRLARRGYELEKMAANCSRPSYNYVPGNTATRGGLQIRAIRGGDGGTTPKPVASVRPMQQRGAEGLNPRGVTGSRWIPAEVWQRQGMSAQEMTLPLDVVIPTNSPDKGSIVLKAGQRVMVLKSPKGIYMQLESGKIIAIRTALKLNQQKREEEPKKGVSSIIQRNSKPEVGFPLRNNSAISIIPKSSSSNPAGGRLLHKSSPSPGYKPFGDKEISKRPKPIATATAKPYLSQMNLTNQVSLSRLPKVKQEPMDHSTLGDNSNSSDGQLRTEQRVEEVRLEDVVAEVSSNTEYSPSNHTRTTNSDTDTSLPKSSEEGTQVYATDTVSLAQGVQTQHDHSEAEIPSTTDKQSSEKEPSKPDTLINYSRSFHSQTEKRETSNDDIIIEETSQAASQVTPQMIPQMTSQVAAQSHTTGPMPSLLTPQPVPSAMPISSTMSMPPNLPIPSSMPPNMPPSMSVSSNMPPNIPPSMSISSSMPSSMPSNMSSNIPVTSSMSPNVSSSIPIPSSMPLPSSMPLPSSMPIPSSMPISSSIPVSSSMSVPSSVPVPSASARGLETPKSIADSISNATSTASVCTSTNITSPKTAEPTPSMRDNMMHSDSTPSVPQGYPYAQYPRYYDYSDPRSRSLTNPYGTYFPGVPPHTANPSNRLPVDATKPQPDLGKPMDERNVMNVPTAYSSQIPSITAKTLTSNSATESKSTDSTTTTVASSTRDETHIPTAFSHPTSTRYPAPYPPGPYDPYSQHYPPAPGSSAAYPPGGAPGYPAYGGPSYNTDYARMYSAFHGPPPPTDPYMHRGYAPPSSHPPNYYSPFPHPPPPYPNYSFLPYPNPNMSSEPQPPAQ, encoded by the exons ATGTCTAATAGTCTAGACAGCTTTCTCACACGCATCGGGGATGTCACGATTGAACGTGTGACCCCACGCAGCGGCCCCAAGTCCGGTGAAGCAAACATGATGACCAATGAGACAACAGCGAGTGCAAACATGAGTGCTGAGCCACAGGTGACTAACGACGAAAGTTCGGATGAGTCGAGTGGCGAAACGACGGACGGAGAGCACGAGAAGAAGCTCGACGTTTTGCAATCCGAGGAAATAGAAGAGATACGTTCGGAAGGCTCAGGAGACGATATGGATCTGGACGAGACGATCGACTCTCAGATCGGTGTCAGAGTGGATTCTGAGAGACAACATCATCCATCTCCAGATGATGATGACGACGAGCAAGTTAATATCTTGGATACTTTACCACTCGAAG GAGCACCTATAGAAGGTCAAGAAGTATCCGAAGCCGACCTGTTAGGGAAACCAATATCGAAAGATTCAGAAGATGAAGAAAGTATGGATAATGAAAACGATAAAGCGGACGGACAATCCACGGGGGAGGAAGGCACTGATAGCAATAAGAGACATGCTGATTCTGATCATTCTGACAGCGCAAAGAAGAAATCAAAAAAGGATGACGGTACTGATACCGGTAGCACATCGGAATGCGAATTGAAGTCGGAGAAAAAATTAGCCAATATGCGAAGAAATATTCGAGAGGTGATGGATGAAACGCAACTGGACGAAGCGACGTTGTCTGCTCAAAGACAGGAAATGGAACGTCTTAGACGCGTGCAAGAACAGCAAAGGATTATTCGCGAGGTACAGCGTCAGATAGCGATTAATCGGCAAAATAAATCGCAAACGCGCGTTATCAGTCTCTTACAGGGCAAGCAAAATCAGTCTGGTACTATGATTTCGCAGTCGTCTTCCCTGTCGTCATCATTTCCGTCGACGACGTCACCGTCGTCCACTCAGGTCCGTTTGCCAAACACTGTGCTGTTAAAAGTAAATTCTAACGCCGGCGCTGGTGCTCAGAACACTCAAATGAGCAGCGGGATGCAGACAGGACAGATGCAGAGAAGATCAATTGACAGTGGATTACGTTGGCAGAAAGGCAGGGGAGGCTATCAGGGAGCACAAACGTCTATTTCGCGCGTTCCAAATCGTTCAGGTGCGCCAAATATGTTGCAGCAAAGGATCCGCATGATGACACCATCCGTGAGTATATCGCCGGTGGTGCCGAAAAAAGAGCCGATGGATCGTGTCGACTATTATTCCGATTCTGAATTATCCGACATAGAAGCCGAAGAGGCGATACGTTGCGAGAAGCAAATGCACACGGCGCGAAAAATGCCCGGTGCTCCTAAATATCAGAGGCCGCCTAAAGGTAAAGATGTAGTAACGATATCTAGTTCGAGTGAAAGTTCAGATGATGATTGTATAGTTTTGAGCGATCCTAGCGGCGAAGAGGAAACTGACAACGAAGACGATCCATCTAATTCGGGGATGCATACGAACGATCGTTATAACGTTCCAGACGAACACGGCCGGGTATTGATTAACGTGGGTCATCCTGAGACTGAGCCGGATGTATTTCTAGCACCGCAAGTTGCTCGCATTATTAAGCCGCATCAAATCGGCGGTATACGTTTTCtgtttgataatattattgaaaCGATCGAGAGGTATAAAACCAGTAGTGGTTTTGGCTGTATTCTCGCGCATAGTATGGGCTTAGGTAAAACTCTTCAAGTTGCTAGTTtctgcgatattttttttcgatgcaCCACTGCCAAGACTGTTCTCTGCATAATGCCCATTAACACGCTTCAAAATTGGTTGGCAGAATTCAACATGTGGTTGCCGTATGAAGATCCCGCCACTACCGCTGAGAAACAGCAATCCAAAGCGACGAACATTAAAATGGAACCGGGAACGGATGTGAAGCACGAAGTAAAAGAGGAAAGTTGTGGCAACCAAAGTGATATGTCTAATATGTCGCGGCCTATCAGCACAGAGTCCGCGCATCGTTTTAGTCAAGACGCAGCAACCGCTGTCGGTGCACCGCAACAGCCGATGAATGTTATGCCAGAGAATCCTTACGGAAATCCGCATCACGGTTATGAACAGCGCAATATGATGCCGAGTTACATGCAAGATCCTACTATGATGAATAAGAATATGGCTGAGTCTCACGTACCGCATATGCCGCCAAATTATCATCAAGGAGAAATGCCGCCGAATCCGTTGTACCCCGCGAATTCTAATCCGCTTTCTAGTTTTCCCGATCCGATGAAATCAGATGCAATAAATTGTCATAGTATACCGACCGGACAGCAGAACATTACGGGATCAAAGTTCGGCATGGAGAGTCAAGCTACCAGCGTTATGTATCCTGGCATGGAGAACCGAACACAAGGTGTTCCCATGTATCCCGATATGGAAAATCGAAATACCGCCCCGATGTATCCGGTAATGGGTAATCATCACCCTGGTTCAATGTATTCTAATTATAACAGCATTCCCGGTACTTATGCGAATTACGGCAGTCAAACAAATCAACAAGAATTAGAACGAGAaccgaagaaagaaaatatattaacaggAGGAATGCAACTTCAACACTCTGaagtaaatgtgaaaaaaGAACCGGAAgagacgataaaaaaagaagaaggtaCGTCGACAACGAAGGAGGAATTAACagacgagaaaaaagaaacgatagAGAAGGTGAAAACGCCTTATAATGTAGATGCGCCAGTCGGTATGGAAGTACGTCCGAGGCATTTTCGTTTGCATATATTAAACGATTCGCATAAAACTATGAATGCAAGAGCAAAAGTTATTCAAGAATGGCAATCAACCGGCGGCGTTTTATTAATAGGATATGAATTATATAGACAATTATCTTTGAAGAAGCCTAATAAGGCGAAACGAAAACGTGGACAACCTTTTAAAGACACGGTGGACGTAGAAgaggaagataaaaataaaggactGCTGGACGAAATGCATACGGCTTTGGTAAATCCTGGACCGGATTTGGTAATTTGCGACGAAGGTCatcgtataaaaaattctcatGCGAGTATTAGCATGGCATTGAAACAGATGCGCACGAAACGCAGAATCGTTTTGACCGGTTATCCTTTGCAGAATAATCTACTGGAGTACTGGTGCATGGTGGATTTTGTGAGGCCCAATTACCTAGGCACGAAAAGCGAATTCTGCAATATGTTTGAAAGACCGATACAGAACGGCCAGTGTATTGATTCCACGCCACAAGATATACGTTTAATGCGATATCGTGCTCACGTATTACACGCGTTGCTAGAAGGTTTTGTACAGAGAAGATCTCATTCTGTGTTACAGATGTCGTTACCGCGTAAAGAAGAATATATTCTCCTCGTTAGGATGACGGCTTATCAACGCAAATTATACGATACGTTTATGAATCAAGTTGTGAAAACGCGCGCGGTGCCGAATCCGCTGAAAGCATTTGCTGTGTGCTGTAAAATTTGGAATCATCcggatattttatattatttccttCGTAAACGTCAAGCGAACGAAGAAGATGATTTAGATCTGGAGGAAACAATAGCAGAGAAAAATATGGCTGGTGGTAAAAAATCTAAAGCGCGACAGCCGAAAGGAGAAtccaagaaaaataaaaaaggcaCAACGATAAAGAACAAACCTGCGGCTAGCGTACAACCAAACGCTTCTTCGTCATCCAGTAACGATAATTCTGCGGAAGCTGAAAATGCGCACAGTGCTccgaaacaaaataattataataattatacgatgCCGGTGTCTAATTCGGGCTATTCAAATTCTGTGCCGCAAGGATCTTATCCTCCTCACGGGTACCAAAACTATCGTTCGAATGatcaaaatacatattatagaaatgataataataatcacgGAGAATATAATCACGGagagttttataataatcaagGACAGCAAAGATATGGAAATCAACAATTTCAATCGTACACTCAAACGTCgacaaattataatacaacACAGGGATATGCCAATCAATCGCAAAATTATATCCAGCCTAACGAACAGCCATCTGCAAATCATCCTCAGAGATATAGCGGCTCGTCAACTGGATCTGAATTTAGATCGGATCAAAATCAAGGAAATAATTACGAGGCACCCGGCATGTTTCCACGACAAAACTATTCTTATCAAGATCAACAACGTAATTATACTCCAAATATAAATCAAGGGCCTGGTAATTATTCTCAAGTTTCTAATCAATCTTCCTTCCAATCTCAAATGTCAAATCAATCTACGAATATGCCGATGCAAGATTATTCATACAGTGCTaatcaaaatcaaaattacatGCCAACACCGGCTCAGACGAATCCAATGTATCCCCGAAACGACGCACAGCCACTTCAAAATTCAACGATGGGATATCCAGCCTCTCAGCAAAGTCAGCCAACACCAACGGCACAAACGCAAACTACTAATTACATGCCACCGCAGCAGAGTCAGAATACATCGCCTGGTCAAAATCGTGGCTTTTCGCCAAACCAGCAGaatcagaatttaaatttacaaaatcaatCTCATCCATATACTAATCAGCAGCCACAGAGTGTGCCTCTTCAAAATCAGACGCATGGCTATCCTTCGCAAGTGAATCCGGCTCCTCCGCAAACTCCACATGCGTTTAATCAACAGTCAGCTCCGATGCCGCAAACTTCATCTCATAATTATATGCAGTCGAACCAATCGAATCAAGTGTCCATGTCTCAAGGTCCGATGCGCGGTTATACTCCAGCACCGCAGGGTCAAATGGGCGTACCGCAAAATCAGCCTAATTATCCGACAAATCAAACTACATCGAATGCACAGAATCAAACGCATAGGTATCCTCCAGATCAGCCAAGCCAGGCATCGAATTCGCAAAATACGGttcataattataatcatCATATTCCGCAAACAACTTCCAATCAAGGAGGACCGTATTCTCAGCAGAATCAGCCAAATCCGGCTGTGCCGCCGTCAAACCAAGTTCATTCCGCTTATCCATCGAATCATGCAAGCACAACTGCGATGCCGCAAAACGCTGTACACAGATATGGAGCTCCGCAACAAACACAGGTAGCTCAAAATCAATCTATGGCGTATCCGCCGAATCAACAACAGCCTAATTCATCTTTGAATCAGAATGATCAGCTATATTCGAGAGCGGATGCTGCGGCGTCGCAGCAAACGCCGAATTATGCTTCGTCTGCGAACGAATTTTCGAACGATCGTTCGAATACAGGCGCCGCTGgtaattctaataataattacaccAATCAACCGCAGGCGCAAAATTCTGTTATGCCGAATTATCCGTCAGATAGCTCGCATCAAAATCCAGCGACAGTCGGACAGATTAAAGATGAATCTTATTACATGCAGCGCAGTTATCCGCAGACGTTTCGACCAGATCAGCAGTGCAACGATTCGTATTATAGAGATTCGATAAATCCTAGCATGAATCGTTATCCGAACAATTACTTTCCGCCACAGAATTATTCAAATCAGTCGTATGATTACGCGACTGGCCATGGCACAGATATAAATTCGCGCCCCGATGAATCAAAGACTTCACAGCAATCTCTCGGTGCTCACCCTCCCAGTACGCCGTGCGACAAGAACAGTAAAGAAATGACATCTAGCATTGGCGTACAAAGTCAACCATTGCATCAGAATAATCTTAGCGGAGTACCAAATTATACTGTGGAACCGAATCGCCAGAATTCAGCAACTCCCGCGCCCAGATCGGCACCCGGAGGTAATCCGACTCACAGCCCTCGACTGAATCAGAGCGAATTattgaaagaagaagagaaagaaaaggaagatcagatagaaaaagataaagaagacAAATCTGACGACGAAATTCTTACGAAAGATGAGGAAAAAGATTGCAAGAGCTCCCCTAGCGGGAAGGAAGATCCCGGAATTCCATATGATTgg gcaACCGAATTAATGAAAGGATATGTCCCTGGATTGATAGACGCATCTGGAAAAATgacgctttttttttgcattctcGACGAAGCTATTACACTGGGAGATCGCGTCCTCGCATTCTCGCAGTCGTTATTTACACTAAATCTCATAGAAGACTTTTTAGCACGAAATAGTTTAAAGCATCCAGATGGTCAAACCGATGCTTGGATtaaaaacgtaaattattacCGGCTGGATGGAAGTACGAGCGCGTTagagcgagaaaaattaatcaacgaatttaataataatccaaAGATTCATCTCTTCCTTGTTTCTACACGAGCTGGTTCATTAGGTATCAATCTCGTCGGTGCAAATCGCGCGATTGTATTTGATGCCTCCTGGAATCCTTGTCACGATACGCAAGCAGTGTGCAGAGTCTACAGATATGGCCAGCAAAAGCCATGTTTCGTTTATCGATTAGTTACTGATAATtgtttagaaagaaaaatttatgacCGACAGATTAGCAAACAAGGCATGGCGGATCGCGTAGTCGATCAGTGTAATCCCGACGCGCATCTTTCATTGAAAGAAGCGACGACGTTATCGTGGGATTGGGAAGAAGACAGCCAGGTGCAGGATTTTTCTCAATCAAAGGATAGTTATACGGACGAAGTTATGCACTGCGTGCTAGAGCGCCATTCTTCGTTACTTACGAAACAACCATTTCATCACGAGAGCTTACTTGTTGATCGGAAAGATAAAAAGCTCAGTCAAGCTGAGAAACGATTGGCCCGTCGCGGCTACGAGCTCGAAAAAATGGCAGCTAATTGTTCTCGGCCAAGTTATAATTACGTTCCAGGAAATACAGCTACGCGAG GTGGATTACAAATTAGAGCAATTCGTGGCGGTGACGGTGGCACGACGCCAAAGCCCGTTGCATCTGTTAGACCTATGCAACAGCGAGGCGCTGAGGGATTAAATCCGCGAGGCGTTACAGGCAGCAGATGGATTCCGGCGGAAGTATGGCAGAGACAAGGAATGAGTGCACAAGAAATGACGTTACCTTTAGATGTAGTTATACCAACTAATTCTCCGGATAAAGGAAGTATTGTTTTAAAAGCGGGCCAACGAGTTATGGTACTAAAGAGTCCAAAAGGCATTTACATGCAGCTCGAGTCCGGCAAAATTATAGCAATTCGCACTGCGCTTAAATTGAATCAACAAAAGCGTGAAGAAGAGCCAAAGAAAG GAGTTTCTTCGATTATACAAAGAAATTCTAAACCCGAGGTTGGTTTCCCTTTGCGAAATAATTCGGCTATTTCTATAATACCCAAGTCATCTTCAAGTAATCCAGCTGGCGGCCGACTTCTTCATAAATCATCACCGAGCCCGGGTTACAAACCATTTGGAGATaaagaaatttctaaaagaCCTAAACCGATTGCCACAGCGACGGCTAAACCTTATTTAAGTCAAATGAACCTGACTAATCAAGTTTCGCTGTCGAGATTACCTAAAGTCAAGCAAGAACCAATGGATCATTCTACACTTGGAGACAACTCTAATTCTTCCGATGGTCAATTAAGAACCGAACAACGCGTTGAGGAAGTTAGATTGGAAGACGTGGTTGCAGAAGTGAGCTCGAATACCGAATATAGTCCTTCTAATCATACTCGCACCACTAATTCGGATACAGATACATCTCTGCCAAAATCTTCCGAGGAAGGTACTCAGGTTTATGCGACCGATACAGTTTCTCTTGCACAAGGCGTTCAGACACAACATGATCATTCTGAAGCAGAAATACCTTCAACTACTGATAAACAGTCGTCAGAAAAAGAACCTTCTAAGCCggatacattaataaattatagtcGATCTTTCCACAGTCAAACAGAAAAGCGAGAAACTTCTAATGACGATATAATTATTGAGGAAACGTCTCAAGCGGCGTCTCAAGTGACGCCGCAAATGATACCACAGATGACATCACAAGTGGCGGCACAATCGCACACTACCGGTCCTATGCCTTCTCTCTTAACGCCTCAACCAGTACCATCAGCAATGCCGATATCATCGACTATGTCAATGCCACCAAATTTACCAATACCATCGAGTATGCCTCCGAACATGCCACCGAGCATGTCGGTATCGTCGAACATGCCACCGAATATACCGCCAAGCATGTCGATATCGTCCAGTATGCCATCGAGTATGCCGTCAAATATGTCGTCAAATATACCGGTGACATCGAGCATGTCACCAAACGTATCGTCGAGTATACCGATTCCATCGAGTATGCCGCTACCATCGAGTATGCCGTTACCATCGAGCATGCCAATACCATCGAGCATGCCGATATCGTCAAGTATACCGGTATCATCGAGCATGTCGGTACCATCAAGTGTACCAGTACCGTCCGCATCTGCAAGAGGCTTGGAAACTCCTAAAAGTATCGCTGATTCAATCTCGAACGCGACGTCAACTGCTTCGGTATGTACTAGCACGAATATTACTTCTCCGAAGACCGCTGAACCGACTCCGAGTATGCGAGATAACATGATGCACAGTGATTCGACACCGAGCGTTCCCCAGGGATACCCTTACGCTCAATATCCAAGATACTATGACTATAGCGATCCGCGATCTCGTTCGTTAACTAATCCTTATGGCACTTACTTTCCCGGCGTTCCACCGCATACGGCAAACCCGAGTAATAGACTGCCAGTAGACGCGACAAAGCCTCAGCCGGACTTAGGCAAGCCTATGGACGAGAGGAACGTGATGAACGTGCCTACCGCTTACTCTTCTCAAATACCGAGCATTACTGCCAAAACGCTAACGAGCAACTCTGCGACGGAGTCTAAGAGTACGGACAGCACGACTACTACAGTGGCCTCGTCGACAAGAGATGAGACGCATATACCTACCGCATTTAGTCATCCTACTAGTACGCGGTATCCAGCACCATACCCGCCGGGACCTTATGACCCGTACTCGCAACATTATCCACCGGCGCCTGGCTCTTCCGCAGCTTATCCTCCAGGTG GAGCACCCGGTTATCCGGCATACGGTGGACCGAGCTACAACACAGATTACGCCCGCATGTACTCAGCGTTTCACGGTCCGCCACCTCCGACGGATCCCTACATGCACAGAGGATATGCTCCTCCCTCTTCACATCCTCCTAATTACTACTCACCATTTCCGCATCCTCCGCCGCCCTATCCCAATTATTCGTTCCTGCCATATCCAAATCCGAATATGTCCAGTGAGCCTCAACCTCCCGCTCAGTAG